Part of the Sorghum bicolor cultivar BTx623 chromosome 1, Sorghum_bicolor_NCBIv3, whole genome shotgun sequence genome, GATCGACGGGCCCACCACACGGattcctccctctccctccccgccgcgcgcgcgcgcacggtTTAAAAGCATCTCGCCGCGCTTCGCATTTGGCATCCACACCCACATCGCCTCTCAACTCCCACGCTTTCTCTCGATCTCGAAGCGCAGCAGCGGCAACCGGCGGCCATGGACGTGAGCGGTGCCGGAGCGGGCGGGAAGGCGAAGAAGGGCGCGGCGGGGCGCAAGGCTGGCGGGCCGAGGAAGAAGTCGGTGTCGCGTTCCGTCAAGGCCGGGCTGCAGTTCCCCGTCGGCCGTATCGGGCGGTACCTCAAGAAGGGCCGGTACGCGCAGCGCGTCGGCACGGGCGCCCCCGTCTACCTCGCCGCCGTCCTCGAGTACCTCGCCGCCGAGGTGCTGGAGCTCGCCGGCAACGCGGCCAGGGACAACAAGAAGACGCGCATCATCCCGCGCCACGTGCTCCTGGCCATCCGCAACGACGAGGAGCTCGGCAAGTTGCTGGCCGGCGTCACCATCGCCCACGGCGGCGTCCTCCCCAACATTCACAGCGTGCTTCTCCccaagaaggtggccgagaaggCGGCCAAGGAGCCCAAGTCGCCCAAGAAGGCCGCCAAGTCCCCCAAGAAGGCATAGAGTGCTCTCCAGTCTCCTCTCTTAAGAGGGAGGTCCCTACATTACCATTAGCGCCGTGCTGGTAGATTAGATCATGTTTAGTGTTACTACCTCTGTAACGTTCTTGTTCTTGCTGCTAATTGGAATGGTTTATCTAGTACTAGTACATCTGTGCATTTTCGTTGGTTGGAACTAGATTTCAAAAACAAAAGTTTGCGACGGGAATCTTGTTTTACAGAGGTAGAGATTGTCAATACAGTTTGGATTACTGTTGAACCACTTTAACTTTAAACAACATGAGCAGAGACAATATCTTCCATTCATGCTTAGAATGATTCTGAGTTTTTCCGTCTTGTAATGTTCCTTGCACCAACTATAAAACTGAATCATATTGATGTTCCATGCTAAGTAAGGAGCTGAAGATAAGGAACGCCATGCTGTATGGATAGGATATATGGTAAAAGTTGATTTCTTGACTAGTTAGTTACTAGCTAGGAGTGAGCCATCTGACCCTCCAGGTTATTTATGAACTCCTGTAATAACATTGACGGctaaaaacatataataataGCTTGAGCATATCGGATTTTAGTTGCTCTATGCTTGAACTGGACTGTACTGGATTTTTCTAACCTCTATTTGTTGATTAAACCCAGGAGAAGAATAGAAAACGTAGAACCTGGATTTAGTAACTGAGTCTCATATCTGAACTGAGAAGAAACTAGATACTTTGGTAGGCCAGGTACCAGTTGCTCCTAATGGATTATGGATTGTTTCTCTATGGAAATGTTGCAAGTGCTAAACTACCTGATCCTTGTACATGCAGCATACTCATGAGTCATGACTACACAAAAGAAGAAGCTTCTAGTCTGGTTGGTTGGATCCATTCTGATTTCTACTTGTTACTTTTCTAGGACTCCAAACAATGTGCTTCGCAAATATAGGACTCCAAACATCGTCTTCGTAAAAATAACTCCTGAAACATTGGCTTCTTGATTTCCACGACATTTGGTACATTTGTTCTCTTCTTTAatctaaatacatgtatttgtATCCTAATCTGACCCTTTTGCCCTTCTGCTTGGATCGATCTCATATGAATCGACGTGCTAGTTCGTTGGCCTCGGCTCTCCTGGGCATGGCTGGCCGCCGAGCCTGGGCATAGCTGGCCGTACACCTCCTCTTGTCTTCTTTCTCTAATGGCGCATCCACGACTGATGGCACCATGGCCAGGTGCGAGGCCGACAGAGCTATGGCTGCATGGCCATCCATGGAGAGTGGGTGGCCATCCTCTTCGTCAGGCGGTGGCGATGCATCCATCGGCGTTGAGGGAGAGAATGACGGCGGCGAGGGAGAACGATCGTATTCTCGATTAGGGGTCAGGTAGATAGAGCGTTGGGCAGGGGCCATAAGGACAACATGGTCAGTTTAGGAGAGaaatacatgtatttagattaagaaaaagaacaaatacaccAAATGTCATGTAAAACAAGAAGTCAATGTTTCAAGGGTTATTTTTACGAAGACAATGTTTGGAGTCCTATATTTGAGAAGCGCATTGTTTGGAGTCCTATATCTGCAATTTTCTCGAAAATGACAGGTAAAAATGCTTCTATTGGTCCATTGTCCTACATTTTTTTATGAAAACTACTCATTAGCTAAAGGCATTTTTATAATATAACTACCGGGAGCAAGTGACCGTGCTAATGTTTTACGTTTTCTGAATGACCATTCTATCACTGTACTAATCTCAAGTCACAACCTGTGCTCCCTCTGTCTTGAAATAGAAGTCATTATCGCTTTCCAAAAAGTCAACTTTtcttaactttgaccaactatatataaaaaactattaatatttataatacatgatTAATATCTTTAGATAGACCGTTAAATATATGACGTCAAAGTTGAAAAAAATTTGGTCTGCACGCATCCCATAACGTCATCTATTctaggacagagggagtacatcGGGAAGGCAATTGGGCCACTTAAGGTGTTATCAAACATAGAAGAAGGTTTCACTTTCATGAGTATGCTTTGATGAGACATTGAAATACCAAGGATTAAAGTCTTTTTGCTTTCTTTTCATCCAGACCTGACAAGGACGACGTGCATTGTCATAGAACCTAACAGCTTGCTTATTGGATTACATAAAAAATGAGGAAACAAAATTTAAGAATGGTGTCGGTAAATAACATCGGTTAGTTCATGACCTAGCACAATATTAACTTCAATGTGTTAAGTTTTCATGAAGTTAGTGCTTTTAATGAAACTTTGCACACCTAATCTTGATACCATGCTGAATGTGAGGATAATAATTGAAGTTTAACTAAGCTCTACTTTATCTAAACTCTTGCATATATTTTGTACTAACAGCTTTTATTTATCATAACTTATTAAGATTGTGGAACTTGTCATTGTTAATTAAACATGCTCTGCTACCATTTTTATACATCAAGCAAAGTTCATTTGTTCAAGTATTGATGTTTTTGCAGTTGTCCCTGCCTGGCACTATAAGCACATTGTTAAGCACAGGGACAGTATTTGTGTAACCAGCAACAAAGCACCTGAAGATATGAATCAGACAGGTCCTTATTGTAATTTATGGATTAGATACATTTTCTCGCAACCTTTAAAAGTTGAAATACCATAGTACTGCATTATGACCTTTTCCATTATTTTCTCTGCTGGTTCTTTAGGATGGGAATGGGATGCAATaggatctttttttttcttgaacataTAGTTGCTATACGACATCTTCCGTGATTTATTATCAAAATTGGATAGAAACTGCAATAAAATCCTTGTTGTTACTGAAAATTTCAGTGCGATTCCTTAAAAAAAACACTGCTTAATTCCAACAGAAGGCTGAACTCAGGTTtaattcttttttattttgacTTTTCGGAATTTGATTAGGAACATTAGCATCCAATTAAGGAGGAGCTGGTTAGGTTGATGAATCCATGAATTGAACTCTGTTGGATGATGAATCTATGAAATTTCCTGCATAATCCTGTTGCATTTTGATTCGCTTGGTATAAAACTGCTGGTTATGCTGGTTCATAAGATTATATTGATCTCTAGCCTTGAGTGGTCATCACATAGGTTCGGATCCAGGAGTACAGTTAAAGTTATTAAGCTAAACACTGCGACCTTATACGAGGTGTTCTGTTTTGCATTTATATATTTTGACATTTTTTTAGATATGGAACAAAGTTCCAGCCTTATATATTTTCAGATAAACTTGTTAGATATATCCAGCACCTGCAGATTTTATTTAACGTAAACAGCACCTGCAGATGTACACACTATCTGTTGTATTTATTATTTCCAGTATTAGCTGTCATATTATTTTTGTCTTGATCTAACTACATACTTTCTATATTGTTGGCAGGTTCACTATTTTGGGCCTGTCACTTTTGACGCTTGAAGCATATGTGTACCAGTAGAAATAAAAACTAGATGAACTTTAGTCACATGTTGACAGGTCTACCGAGATTCCTCAAATCTGAAATGTGCAAAGGCCCAGTAATACATCTCACTCATTCAAGCCAGCTGGGGGGGGGATACAGAACTTACTGCATTCAGTTTGGCAAGATGAGATACCATCTTTGTTTTAAAAAtcttctttactcttaaccTTTGAACTGAATTCCGATAGTTTTATTACTTGCACAGTAACTTCATCTCTGAGAGCATAATAGCTCTTTTACTAATGCATTGGCCACCACCCCTATACTTAATTTTCAGGTCGGATGTACAGATATATATAGGAATAGCTAGGAACTACCATACAATTTTTCTCCCTCTATCAGTCTGTTTGGGCACATATAATAGGTGGAACGGAAGGTAACAGGAATTTAAAGAGTCAGGGCC contains:
- the LOC8060863 gene encoding probable histone H2A.5, which codes for MDVSGAGAGGKAKKGAAGRKAGGPRKKSVSRSVKAGLQFPVGRIGRYLKKGRYAQRVGTGAPVYLAAVLEYLAAEVLELAGNAARDNKKTRIIPRHVLLAIRNDEELGKLLAGVTIAHGGVLPNIHSVLLPKKVAEKAAKEPKSPKKAAKSPKKA